One Actinospica robiniae DSM 44927 genomic region harbors:
- a CDS encoding type 1 glutamine amidotransferase domain-containing protein, whose translation MPRKNAVRVLVVLSEYGYWGEELVGPLAAFDARGYESVFVTPTGKQPRALPPSMDPGYIDPPLGRSVTTQEVAERTRVLDESDRLTNPLNLQAWMPERPYTSDPDYLRRLERYHRAVATVAEELEQYDALLIVGGSGPLVDLANNERLHELILAFVRAEKPVAAECYGVAALAFARDWEDRRSILWGKRVTGHCKEYDYKDGTGFLGTDFVMGPPPYPLEYILRDAAGPDGAFVGNFGKETSVIVDFPFITGRSTPDSFLTGEKIVEVLEDGLRRFGW comes from the coding sequence ATGCCCCGCAAGAACGCCGTCCGCGTACTGGTGGTCCTGTCCGAATACGGATACTGGGGGGAGGAGCTGGTCGGCCCGCTCGCGGCCTTCGACGCCCGCGGCTACGAGTCCGTGTTCGTCACCCCGACCGGCAAGCAGCCGCGCGCCCTGCCGCCGAGCATGGACCCCGGCTACATCGACCCGCCGCTCGGCCGCAGCGTCACCACCCAGGAGGTGGCCGAGCGCACCCGCGTGCTGGACGAGTCCGACCGGCTGACCAACCCGCTGAACCTGCAGGCCTGGATGCCCGAGCGGCCCTACACCTCGGATCCCGACTACCTGCGCCGGCTCGAGCGCTACCACCGGGCCGTGGCGACGGTGGCCGAGGAGCTCGAGCAGTACGACGCGCTGCTGATCGTCGGCGGCAGCGGCCCGCTGGTGGACCTGGCCAACAACGAGCGGCTGCACGAGCTGATCCTCGCCTTCGTCCGGGCCGAGAAGCCGGTGGCCGCCGAGTGCTACGGCGTCGCCGCGCTCGCCTTCGCCCGGGACTGGGAGGACCGTCGCAGCATCCTGTGGGGCAAGCGGGTGACCGGCCACTGCAAGGAGTACGACTACAAGGACGGCACCGGCTTCCTCGGCACCGACTTCGTGATGGGCCCGCCGCCGTACCCGCTGGAGTACATCCTGCGCGACGCCGCCGGCCCGGACGGGGCCTTCGTCGGCAACTTCGGCAAGGAGACCTCAGTGATCGTCGACTTCCCGTTCATCACCGGGCGCTCGACCCCCGACTCGTTCCTCACCGGCGAGAAGATCGTCGAGGTCCTCGAGGACGGCCTGCGCCGCTTCGGCTGGTAG
- a CDS encoding STAS domain-containing protein yields MKAGLGSVAVEERDGAAVAYLDGEITSANAREIGEWVLAQVDGHHTLTVEVSGVSYLSSAGLRVLVLLHRRAEAAGVKVLLAGLSPRLRFMMRAVGFLELFTEAEETP; encoded by the coding sequence ATGAAGGCCGGACTCGGTTCTGTCGCCGTCGAGGAGCGGGACGGCGCCGCCGTCGCGTACCTCGACGGCGAGATCACCAGCGCCAACGCGCGCGAGATCGGAGAGTGGGTGCTCGCCCAGGTGGACGGCCACCACACGCTGACCGTCGAGGTCTCCGGAGTCTCCTACCTCTCCAGCGCGGGCCTTCGGGTGCTGGTGCTGCTGCACCGGCGCGCGGAGGCGGCCGGGGTGAAGGTGCTGCTGGCCGGCCTCAGCCCGCGGCTGCGCTTCATGATGCGGGCCGTGGGCTTTCTCGAGCTGTTCACCGAGGCCGAGGAGACCCCGTGA
- a CDS encoding MBL fold metallo-hydrolase — MVDTSDLSVDVFVAGEDNFHVTSALILGRREAIVVDAQLTLSAGRRLAARILDSGRTLTAIVVTHKHPDHYYGAPALLEAFPEARVVAAPVVARGIASSQGNFDGWTEPFGNDVPTIPTLPVEQAEDLELEGHRIALVTLAQGDTADTTLVHIPALRTVIAGDLLYNGAHLGLVETDVKARKLWLDSLDAVSALAPERIVAGHQGPNAIEDAAALIAFNRAYLEDFDAALSTASGPQDVIAAIEAKYPDLALLGMLQYSASVQFPARA; from the coding sequence ATGGTTGACACCTCAGACCTGTCGGTCGACGTCTTCGTCGCCGGCGAGGACAACTTCCACGTCACCTCCGCGCTGATCCTGGGCCGGCGCGAAGCGATCGTCGTGGACGCGCAGCTGACGCTGTCCGCCGGCCGCCGGCTGGCCGCCCGGATCCTCGACTCCGGGCGAACGCTGACCGCGATCGTGGTCACCCACAAGCACCCCGACCACTACTACGGCGCCCCGGCCCTGCTCGAGGCCTTCCCGGAGGCGCGCGTGGTCGCGGCGCCGGTGGTGGCCCGGGGCATAGCCTCCTCGCAGGGCAACTTCGACGGCTGGACCGAGCCGTTCGGCAACGACGTGCCGACGATCCCGACGCTCCCGGTGGAGCAGGCCGAGGACCTGGAGCTCGAAGGCCACCGCATCGCCCTGGTCACCCTCGCGCAGGGGGACACCGCCGACACCACGCTGGTGCACATCCCCGCGCTGCGCACGGTGATCGCCGGCGACCTGCTGTACAACGGCGCCCACCTGGGACTGGTGGAGACCGACGTCAAGGCGCGCAAGCTGTGGCTCGACTCGCTCGACGCCGTCTCCGCCCTCGCCCCCGAGCGGATCGTGGCCGGACACCAGGGCCCGAACGCGATCGAAGACGCGGCCGCGCTGATCGCGTTCAACCGCGCCTACCTCGAGGACTTCGACGCGGCGCTGTCCACCGCCTCCGGCCCGCAGGACGTGATCGCGGCCATCGAGGCGAAGTACCCGGACCTCGCGCTGCTCGGGATGCTGCAGTACAGCGCGAGCGTCCAGTTCCCCGCAAGGGCCTGA
- a CDS encoding AGE family epimerase/isomerase — MSARLSGARIGVLMESDFYEPEIFYYQRRFAEEGAEVRFLSRLWGQRSLTFHGHEFQAPFTVTGSVEQISDAELDGYHALIVPAGMVADRLRYTEDVDELSPAADLLRRAFARPGLVKGVICHGLWLLSSAPYLVRGRKVVCHNNLIGDVRNMGANYVDQDVVVDGDLVTARTGDDCAAFAHTVITMVEDRLFRPEPAAPAAAVVAPSVTAAPAALPARPLDPTPVDRGGVTPYSDLITGSVGRYDRDAETFTLTTSEGREYAVRLDSEPRARLLRNLDEPERDLTTPLDRLLRPGRPALVHGLFYPEDEGTRFDAKDILLPGTEAEEYRFEEPDWWVRQLEAIARFYRRAQFGDGPIDFRDYRTAIRLGGDKGASHVQETDTISRLVYGMATAYLLTGKDEYLEVAEKGTAYLRDHMRFVDTDEDVVYWFHGIRVDGAAERQLLTSEFADDYRAVPMYEQIYALAGPVQTYRITGDRRIRSDVEATLRLFERFFADPVHGGYFSHVDPILLRPDHSSLGENASRKNWNSVGDHAPAYLINYYLATGDPRLAAMLEDTQDTVAARFPDAGSAFVQERFHADWTPDAGQSWQRDRAVVGHNLKIAWNLTRVGALRPKRDYAELAERIGHTMPELGSDRQRGGWYDVVERQRRPGERRHRFAWHDRKAWWQQEQAILAYLIMHGTTGEPRFLAEARRAQSFYNAFFLDHDEGGVYFNVAAAGLPYLLGTERLKGSHSMSMYHSAELCYLAAVYNNLLIAGKPMTLHFKPEAAALPGRVLRVSPDLLPAGRVRIGHVTVDGREHTDFDAQALTVHLPDVPGRVKVKVRIDPVGTAAGERRSGER, encoded by the coding sequence ATGAGCGCGAGGCTGTCCGGGGCGCGTATCGGCGTCCTGATGGAAAGCGACTTCTACGAGCCGGAGATCTTCTACTACCAGCGCAGGTTCGCCGAGGAGGGCGCCGAAGTGCGCTTCCTCTCCCGGCTGTGGGGGCAGCGCAGCCTGACCTTCCACGGCCACGAGTTCCAGGCGCCGTTCACGGTGACCGGCTCGGTGGAGCAGATCTCCGACGCGGAGCTCGACGGCTACCACGCCCTGATCGTGCCGGCCGGCATGGTGGCCGACCGCCTGCGCTACACCGAGGACGTCGACGAGCTCTCCCCCGCCGCGGACCTGCTGCGCCGCGCCTTCGCCCGCCCCGGCCTCGTCAAGGGCGTGATCTGCCACGGCCTGTGGCTGCTCTCCTCCGCGCCCTACCTGGTGCGGGGCCGGAAGGTGGTCTGCCACAACAACCTGATCGGCGACGTGCGCAACATGGGCGCGAACTACGTCGACCAGGACGTCGTGGTCGACGGCGATCTGGTGACGGCGCGGACCGGGGACGACTGCGCCGCCTTCGCGCACACGGTGATCACCATGGTGGAGGATCGCCTCTTCCGACCGGAGCCGGCCGCTCCGGCGGCGGCCGTCGTCGCTCCGTCCGTCACCGCCGCGCCCGCTGCGCTCCCCGCGCGGCCGCTCGACCCGACCCCGGTCGACCGGGGCGGCGTCACCCCGTACTCCGATCTGATCACCGGGTCGGTGGGCCGCTACGACCGCGACGCGGAGACCTTCACCCTCACCACCTCGGAGGGCCGCGAGTACGCCGTGCGGCTCGACTCGGAGCCGCGGGCCAGACTGCTGCGCAATCTGGACGAGCCGGAGCGCGACCTGACCACCCCGCTCGACCGGTTGCTCCGACCCGGGCGGCCGGCGCTCGTGCACGGCCTGTTCTACCCGGAAGACGAGGGAACGCGCTTCGACGCCAAGGACATCCTGCTGCCGGGCACGGAGGCCGAGGAGTACCGGTTCGAAGAGCCCGACTGGTGGGTGCGGCAGCTCGAGGCCATCGCACGGTTCTACCGCCGGGCGCAGTTCGGCGACGGGCCGATCGACTTCCGCGACTACCGCACCGCCATCCGGCTCGGCGGCGACAAGGGCGCCAGCCACGTCCAGGAGACCGACACCATCTCACGGCTCGTCTACGGCATGGCCACCGCCTATCTGCTGACAGGCAAGGACGAATACCTTGAGGTGGCCGAGAAGGGCACCGCGTACCTGCGCGACCACATGCGCTTCGTGGACACCGACGAGGACGTCGTCTACTGGTTCCACGGCATCCGGGTCGACGGGGCCGCCGAACGGCAGCTGCTGACCTCGGAGTTCGCCGACGACTACCGCGCCGTGCCGATGTACGAGCAGATATACGCCCTGGCCGGCCCGGTGCAGACCTACCGGATCACCGGCGACCGGCGCATCCGCTCCGACGTCGAGGCCACGCTGCGCCTGTTCGAGCGCTTCTTCGCCGACCCGGTGCACGGCGGCTACTTCTCGCACGTCGATCCGATCCTGCTGCGCCCCGACCACTCCTCGCTGGGCGAGAACGCGTCGCGCAAGAACTGGAACTCGGTCGGAGACCACGCCCCCGCCTACCTGATCAACTATTACCTGGCCACCGGCGATCCGCGGCTGGCCGCGATGCTGGAGGACACCCAGGACACCGTCGCCGCCCGCTTCCCCGACGCCGGCAGCGCCTTCGTCCAGGAACGCTTCCACGCCGACTGGACGCCGGACGCCGGACAGTCCTGGCAGCGCGACCGGGCGGTGGTCGGGCACAACCTGAAGATCGCCTGGAACCTCACCCGGGTCGGCGCGCTCCGGCCGAAGCGGGACTACGCGGAACTGGCCGAGCGCATCGGCCACACCATGCCCGAGCTCGGATCGGACCGGCAGCGCGGCGGCTGGTACGACGTCGTCGAGCGGCAGCGGCGGCCCGGGGAGCGCCGGCACCGCTTCGCCTGGCACGACCGCAAGGCCTGGTGGCAGCAGGAGCAGGCGATCCTGGCCTACCTGATCATGCACGGCACGACCGGCGAACCCCGGTTCCTGGCCGAGGCGCGCCGCGCGCAGAGCTTCTACAACGCCTTCTTCCTCGACCACGACGAGGGCGGGGTCTACTTCAACGTGGCCGCGGCCGGACTGCCCTATCTGCTCGGCACCGAGCGGCTCAAGGGCAGCCACTCGATGAGCATGTACCACTCGGCCGAGCTGTGTTACCTGGCCGCGGTCTACAACAACCTGCTCATCGCCGGCAAACCCATGACCCTGCACTTCAAGCCGGAGGCCGCCGCCCTGCCCGGGCGCGTGCTGCGGGTCTCCCCCGACCTGCTGCCGGCCGGCCGGGTGCGGATAGGCCACGTCACCGTGGACGGGCGCGAGCACACGGACTTCGACGCGCAGGCGTTGACGGTGCACCTGCCCGACGTGCCCGGCCGGGTCAAGGTCAAGGTCCGCATCGACCCGGTGGGCACCGCGGCCGGCGAGCGGCGGAGCGGCGAGCGATGA
- a CDS encoding SDR family NAD(P)-dependent oxidoreductase, with amino-acid sequence MSGEAGFGSDSTARDVVRGRDLSRLSVVVTGATSGLGEETARALASAGARVLVTGRSPEAGPRLLAALRVSAGPDAGEIEYDHLDLSSLRSVREFAERRKAAGVPISTLIANAGVMATPLTRTEDGFEMQFGVNHLGHFALTEQLLPLLRAADEARVVVLSSRAHRRGDIDFDDPNYQHREYEPWESYGQSKTANALHAVGLSAHYGDDGITAFSVMPGAIMSGLQRHMPADQLRDWGWADQQGNRLTPPGWKSIEQGAATSVWAALAPELAGRGGSYLDDCAVAQPWTEPGTVPNGYVMPYAIDPERAERLWKLSAELVG; translated from the coding sequence ATGAGTGGCGAAGCCGGGTTCGGCAGCGACAGCACCGCGCGGGACGTCGTGCGCGGCCGGGATCTGAGCCGTCTGTCCGTGGTCGTGACGGGAGCCACCTCGGGGCTCGGCGAGGAGACCGCCCGGGCCCTGGCCTCGGCCGGCGCCAGGGTGCTCGTCACCGGCCGCTCCCCGGAGGCCGGGCCGCGGCTGCTCGCGGCGCTGCGCGTGTCGGCCGGTCCGGACGCGGGCGAGATCGAGTACGACCATCTCGACCTCTCCAGCCTGCGCTCGGTCCGCGAGTTCGCCGAGCGCCGCAAGGCCGCCGGCGTCCCCATCAGCACACTGATCGCGAACGCGGGAGTGATGGCCACGCCGCTCACCCGCACCGAGGACGGCTTCGAGATGCAGTTCGGAGTCAACCACCTGGGCCACTTCGCGCTGACCGAGCAGCTGCTCCCGCTGCTGCGCGCGGCCGACGAGGCGCGTGTGGTGGTGCTCTCCTCGCGGGCGCACCGCCGCGGCGACATCGACTTCGACGACCCGAACTACCAGCACCGCGAGTACGAGCCGTGGGAGTCCTACGGCCAGTCCAAGACGGCGAACGCCCTGCACGCGGTCGGGCTGAGCGCGCACTACGGCGACGACGGCATCACCGCGTTCTCGGTCATGCCCGGCGCGATCATGTCCGGCCTGCAGCGGCACATGCCCGCCGACCAGCTGCGCGACTGGGGTTGGGCGGACCAGCAGGGAAACCGGCTCACCCCGCCCGGCTGGAAGAGCATCGAGCAGGGCGCGGCCACCAGCGTCTGGGCGGCGCTCGCGCCGGAACTGGCCGGCCGCGGCGGCAGCTACCTCGACGACTGCGCCGTCGCGCAGCCGTGGACCGAGCCCGGCACGGTGCCCAACGGCTACGTGATGCCCTACGCGATCGACCCGGAGCGGGCCGAGCGGCTGTGGAAGCTGTCCGCGGAACTCGTCGGCTGA
- a CDS encoding FAD-binding oxidoreductase, translated as MVDIADGIAPRLAGSDADTRTALEALTVRPGDERYAELTVGHNARFTANPDEIRLVRSTAQVVEAVQEAVRAGKRLSVVSGGHCFADFVFNSEVRTIIDVSGLDQIEYDPARRAFSVGSGARMLNMYETLFRNWGVALPAGLCYSVGIGGHALGGGYGFLSRQHGVVADYIEAVEVVVVDPDGTARAVVAGRDPQDPNHDLWWAHTGAGGGNFGVVTRFWFRAPGATGHEPGEQLINPPKNVLLNACAIPWAQLDREQFGRLVSNYQRWHEQHRSPQDPKTALCGFLLLNHVSAGVINLITQVDAAVDGARELYAQYMAAMLEGVRADTVPADNPSFEYPPLPELFTARELPWLRAVKILATSQPPLNNPTQRNCLKSAYLKSGYTAEQIGIIHRYLTSPELENPTAVFAMVGFGGGQIAAPAPDATANAHREHIFLNLFQVLWPGKDGDAANLAWTRGLYGELFAETGGYPVPGEQYDGCYVNTPDMDIVDPEYNRSGVPWHTFYFKDNYPRLQRVKARWDPLNVFRHSQSVTAP; from the coding sequence GTGGTCGACATAGCCGACGGCATCGCCCCGCGCCTCGCGGGGTCCGACGCCGACACCCGGACAGCTCTCGAGGCGCTCACCGTCCGCCCCGGCGACGAGCGCTACGCCGAACTCACCGTCGGGCACAACGCGCGCTTCACCGCCAACCCGGACGAGATCCGCCTCGTGCGCTCCACCGCGCAGGTGGTCGAGGCGGTGCAGGAGGCGGTGCGCGCCGGCAAGCGCCTGTCCGTCGTCTCCGGCGGACACTGCTTCGCCGACTTCGTCTTCAACTCCGAAGTGCGCACCATCATCGACGTCTCAGGGCTCGATCAGATCGAGTACGACCCGGCCCGCCGCGCCTTCTCGGTGGGCTCGGGCGCCCGCATGCTCAACATGTACGAGACGCTCTTCCGCAACTGGGGCGTCGCGCTGCCCGCCGGCCTGTGCTACTCGGTCGGCATCGGCGGACACGCCCTCGGCGGCGGATACGGCTTCCTCTCCCGGCAGCACGGTGTGGTCGCCGACTACATCGAGGCCGTCGAAGTGGTCGTGGTGGACCCGGACGGCACCGCCCGCGCGGTGGTCGCCGGCCGGGATCCGCAGGACCCGAACCACGACCTGTGGTGGGCCCACACCGGCGCCGGCGGCGGCAACTTCGGCGTGGTCACCCGGTTCTGGTTCCGCGCCCCCGGCGCGACCGGGCACGAGCCGGGCGAGCAGCTGATCAACCCGCCGAAGAACGTCCTGCTCAACGCGTGCGCCATCCCCTGGGCCCAGCTCGACCGCGAGCAGTTCGGCCGCCTCGTGTCGAACTACCAGCGCTGGCACGAGCAGCACCGTTCGCCGCAGGACCCGAAGACGGCGCTGTGCGGCTTCCTGCTGCTCAACCACGTGTCCGCGGGCGTGATCAACCTGATCACGCAGGTGGACGCCGCGGTCGATGGCGCCCGGGAGCTCTACGCGCAGTACATGGCCGCGATGCTCGAGGGCGTGCGTGCGGACACCGTCCCCGCGGACAACCCAAGCTTCGAGTACCCGCCGCTGCCGGAGCTGTTCACCGCGCGCGAGCTGCCCTGGCTGCGCGCCGTGAAGATCCTGGCGACCAGTCAGCCGCCGCTGAACAACCCGACCCAGCGCAACTGCCTGAAGTCGGCCTACCTCAAGTCCGGCTACACGGCCGAGCAGATCGGGATCATCCACCGCTACCTGACCTCGCCGGAGCTGGAGAACCCGACCGCGGTGTTCGCCATGGTCGGTTTCGGCGGCGGTCAGATCGCGGCGCCCGCCCCGGACGCCACGGCCAACGCCCACCGGGAGCACATCTTCCTGAACCTGTTCCAGGTGCTGTGGCCCGGCAAGGACGGCGACGCGGCGAACCTGGCCTGGACGCGCGGGCTCTACGGCGAGCTGTTCGCGGAGACCGGCGGCTACCCGGTTCCCGGCGAGCAGTACGACGGCTGCTACGTGAACACGCCCGACATGGACATCGTCGACCCGGAATACAACCGGTCCGGCGTGCCCTGGCACACCTTCTACTTCAAGGACAACTACCCGAGGCTCCAGCGGGTCAAGGCCCGCTGGGACCCGCTGAACGTCTTCCGCCACTCGCAGTCGGTCACAGCGCCCTGA
- a CDS encoding thiamine pyrophosphate-binding protein, translating into MAVSGNRAVVEQLLADGFTHMFGNPGTVEQGLLDVLGDYPDLHYVLGLQETVCVAMADGYARATGGPALVQLHTGVGLGNGVGMLYQALRGHSPLVVVAGDAGVRYEALDAQMAVDLVAMAEPVTKYAVRVTDPGSVLRVLRRAVRIAMTPPRGPVFVALPADVLDADNTEAVVPTVFPHTESVPAPHLLAEATRLLSAARRPVILIGDGVAAAEAQQQVARVAELWGAPVWGVDSGELNMPGRHPLYRGQLGHMFGEAGAQKLAGADAVLVVGTYLFPDVFPLLESPFAPGTPIVHLDADALQIAKNHPVSLGLVGDPAAGLDALAAELERKLGPSERYLAAERLEAAREQAAAQAATRVPDTLADRFFAAVAQAAPPDLMLFDEALTASDSLGRHLPPPNLARHWFQTRGGSLGVGVPGALGIKLAHPGKTVLGVTGDGGVMYTIQALSAAARYRIGAKFVVCNNSRYRLLDYNLEQYRAGLDLGPRPAPEAFDLSAPPIDFLGLAEAQGVSAAVVRRREDIAPAVERMFADDRPFLVDLLTEPVGEGGAR; encoded by the coding sequence ATGGCCGTCTCAGGGAACCGCGCCGTGGTCGAGCAGTTGCTCGCCGACGGCTTCACTCACATGTTCGGCAACCCGGGCACGGTCGAGCAGGGCCTGCTCGACGTGCTCGGCGACTATCCGGATCTGCACTACGTCCTCGGTCTGCAGGAGACCGTGTGCGTCGCCATGGCCGACGGCTACGCCCGGGCCACGGGCGGCCCGGCCCTGGTCCAACTGCACACCGGGGTGGGGCTCGGCAACGGCGTCGGGATGCTCTACCAGGCGCTGCGCGGGCACAGCCCGCTCGTGGTGGTGGCCGGCGACGCCGGCGTGCGCTACGAGGCGCTGGACGCGCAGATGGCGGTGGATCTGGTGGCCATGGCCGAGCCGGTGACCAAGTACGCCGTGCGGGTCACCGACCCCGGCTCGGTTCTCAGAGTCCTGCGCCGCGCGGTGCGGATCGCGATGACCCCGCCGCGCGGACCGGTCTTCGTCGCGCTTCCGGCCGACGTGCTGGACGCCGACAACACCGAGGCGGTCGTGCCCACGGTGTTCCCGCACACCGAGTCCGTCCCCGCGCCGCACCTGCTCGCGGAGGCGACAAGGCTGCTGTCCGCGGCCCGGCGGCCGGTGATCCTGATCGGCGACGGCGTGGCCGCGGCCGAAGCGCAGCAGCAGGTGGCCCGGGTCGCCGAGCTGTGGGGCGCCCCGGTGTGGGGGGTGGACTCCGGCGAGCTGAACATGCCGGGCCGCCACCCGCTCTACCGCGGGCAGCTCGGCCACATGTTCGGCGAGGCGGGCGCGCAGAAGCTGGCCGGCGCGGACGCGGTGCTCGTCGTCGGCACCTACCTGTTCCCCGACGTCTTCCCGTTGCTGGAGTCCCCGTTCGCCCCCGGCACGCCGATCGTGCACCTGGACGCCGACGCGCTGCAGATCGCGAAGAACCACCCGGTCTCGCTCGGACTGGTCGGGGACCCGGCGGCGGGCCTGGACGCGCTCGCCGCGGAGCTGGAGCGCAAGCTCGGGCCGTCCGAGCGGTACCTGGCCGCGGAGCGCCTCGAGGCGGCCCGCGAGCAGGCCGCCGCGCAGGCCGCGACGCGGGTGCCGGACACCCTGGCCGACCGGTTCTTCGCCGCCGTCGCCCAGGCCGCGCCGCCCGATCTGATGCTCTTCGACGAGGCGTTGACCGCCTCGGACTCGCTGGGCCGGCACCTGCCGCCGCCGAACCTGGCGCGGCACTGGTTCCAGACCCGCGGCGGCTCGCTCGGCGTCGGCGTGCCCGGCGCCCTGGGGATCAAGCTGGCCCATCCCGGCAAGACCGTCCTCGGGGTGACCGGGGACGGCGGCGTGATGTACACGATCCAGGCGCTGTCCGCGGCCGCGCGCTACCGCATCGGCGCCAAGTTCGTGGTCTGCAACAACAGCAGGTACCGGCTGCTCGACTACAACCTCGAGCAGTACCGGGCCGGGCTTGACCTCGGCCCGCGGCCCGCCCCGGAGGCCTTCGACCTGTCCGCGCCGCCGATCGACTTCCTCGGCCTGGCCGAGGCGCAGGGCGTGTCCGCGGCGGTGGTGCGCCGGCGCGAGGACATCGCGCCCGCGGTCGAGCGGATGTTCGCGGACGACCGGCCGTTCCTGGTCGACCTGCTGACCGAACCCGTCGGGGAGGGCGGTGCGCGATGA
- a CDS encoding alpha/beta fold hydrolase, with product MSSTALYLGRDWKLEHDKTARVKDAELKYTVVGQGEPVLLIHCTSIADGLVTPLVRFSPELLEKYQFISYYRAGYNGSTLEKDGLTIEEMADHAAELLDHLGIAKVHLVAYSFGGVIGFQFLRAHADRVHSAALLEPYLPREEEAAVKVNNDAAIAAFGRYQAGERLTAQTSYMTAVCGPDYLSAVELTCPLDVWQRVEEVADITFGVDFSSLGGWDFTMAKAAELIPDKPAMPILSVLGQHSETHMPGFREVHSFLLDFFPQAERAGVLGAGHGLQLQNPKAVGEILGDFFAKHPMA from the coding sequence ATGAGCAGCACGGCGCTGTATCTCGGCCGGGACTGGAAGCTCGAGCACGACAAGACGGCCAGGGTCAAGGACGCGGAACTCAAGTACACCGTCGTCGGGCAGGGCGAGCCGGTCCTGCTCATCCACTGCACCTCCATCGCCGACGGACTGGTCACCCCGCTGGTCCGCTTCTCCCCGGAACTGCTGGAGAAGTACCAGTTCATCAGCTACTACCGGGCCGGCTACAACGGCAGCACCCTGGAGAAGGACGGCCTGACCATCGAGGAGATGGCGGACCACGCGGCCGAACTGCTCGACCACCTCGGCATCGCCAAGGTCCACCTGGTCGCCTACTCCTTCGGCGGCGTGATCGGCTTCCAGTTCCTGCGGGCGCACGCCGACCGGGTGCACTCCGCGGCGCTGCTCGAGCCGTACCTGCCCCGCGAGGAGGAGGCCGCGGTCAAGGTGAACAACGACGCCGCCATCGCCGCCTTCGGCCGCTACCAGGCCGGCGAGCGGCTGACCGCGCAGACCTCGTACATGACCGCGGTGTGCGGCCCGGACTACCTCTCCGCGGTCGAGCTGACCTGCCCGCTGGACGTGTGGCAGCGGGTCGAGGAGGTCGCCGACATCACCTTCGGCGTCGACTTCTCCTCGCTCGGCGGCTGGGACTTCACCATGGCGAAGGCCGCGGAGCTGATCCCGGACAAGCCGGCCATGCCGATCCTCAGCGTGCTGGGCCAGCACAGCGAGACGCACATGCCCGGCTTCCGCGAGGTCCACAGCTTCCTGCTCGACTTCTTCCCGCAGGCCGAGCGGGCCGGCGTGCTCGGCGCGGGCCACGGCCTGCAGCTGCAGAACCCGAAGGCGGTCGGCGAGATCCTCGGGGACTTCTTCGCCAAGCACCCGATGGCCTGA
- a CDS encoding LLM class flavin-dependent oxidoreductase, with product MDIAIGLPTTVAQVGGPDLLAYARRAELRGFAALAALDRLSAESFEPLATLAAASAVTSRIGLLTYVLLPALRGDGRQLARQAATVQKISGGRLSLGVGLGGNPGDYELVGLSAAGRGRRLDTVLGTMRGVWAGEADEKGRTVSGRLPVGAPEILIGGHTPAAFARAARLGAGWVGGDALPEGFTASAEQVRSAWAAAGREGAPVFKFAQYFALGPDAARQAEDYLRAHYRHFPADYVDYAVSLAITDEETLRKRAADFADAGCGQLVLFPTSADPAQIDLAAEALREAGVGLR from the coding sequence ATGGACATCGCGATCGGCCTGCCCACCACCGTGGCCCAGGTCGGCGGCCCGGACCTGCTGGCCTACGCCCGCCGCGCCGAGCTGCGCGGCTTCGCCGCGCTCGCCGCGCTCGACCGGCTCAGCGCGGAGAGCTTCGAACCGCTCGCCACCCTCGCCGCGGCCTCGGCCGTCACCTCGCGGATCGGCCTGCTGACCTACGTGCTGCTGCCCGCGCTGCGCGGCGACGGACGGCAGCTGGCCCGGCAGGCGGCCACCGTGCAGAAGATCTCCGGCGGCCGGCTCTCGCTCGGCGTCGGACTCGGCGGCAACCCCGGCGACTACGAGCTGGTCGGCCTGAGCGCCGCCGGGCGCGGCCGCCGGCTCGACACCGTCCTCGGCACCATGCGCGGCGTGTGGGCCGGGGAGGCGGACGAGAAGGGCCGCACCGTCTCGGGCCGGCTGCCCGTCGGCGCCCCCGAGATCCTCATCGGCGGCCACACCCCGGCCGCCTTCGCCCGGGCGGCACGGCTCGGCGCCGGCTGGGTCGGCGGCGACGCGCTGCCCGAGGGCTTCACCGCGTCGGCCGAGCAGGTGCGCTCGGCCTGGGCCGCGGCCGGGCGGGAGGGCGCGCCGGTGTTCAAGTTCGCGCAGTACTTCGCGCTCGGCCCGGACGCCGCGCGGCAGGCCGAGGACTACCTGCGCGCGCACTACCGGCACTTCCCGGCCGACTACGTCGACTACGCCGTCTCCCTGGCCATCACGGACGAGGAGACGCTGCGCAAGCGCGCGGCGGACTTCGCGGACGCCGGTTGCGGACAGCTCGTGCTGTTCCCCACCAGCGCCGACCCGGCGCAGATCGACCTGGCCGCCGAGGCCCTGCGCGAAGCGGGTGTCGGGCTTCGCTGA